CTTGCCCTGCTTGTCCACCCGCGTTTCGCCCAAAAACATATCCTGGTCCTGTTTTTTGATAATAGCTGGCGGAATGACCTTTCGTTCGGCGGCCAAAACCTCGACTGTCTCGTTGGTGCGCTCCTGGCCAAAAATGCCCACATGGAGCTTGTCGCCTTCCACCTCGGCCATAATCATAATCGGCCCGTTGGTACTGTTGCTAAACTTAAAGTCCAACACGCCATAAGCCACGGTTGCATCGCGGCCAAGTCCGACATAACCAAGCGGCTTGGAGTGGTTGGAACGCTCAACAACTGGTAAATTCGCCAGCAATACGGCATTATACAGGGTCGAAGACACTTGGCAGACACCGCCCCCTACGCCGGGCACAAATTCACCATCCACGATTTCGAGGGCTTCTTTAAACCCGTAGGCCTTTTCGCGCGGACCGACCGTTTCATTAAAAGAAAAGGTCTGTCCGGGATAGACGATATGGCCGTTAATTTTCCGGGCCGCTAAACGTATGTTGGCCGTCCGGTTAGTATCCTTCGGGTCAAAGACCGTGGTAAACCGGGAAAGGTTTTCTCGGATGCCGGTGCGCTGAAGGTCGGCCACCGTGATTTCTGGATAAACCGGCGTGACCGGCATGGCTACGTCCTTGACATCAGGGCTGCGCAGCGCTTTTAACAGCAGGGGACGCAGGGCCTCTGTCTCCAGTTTACGGCCCGGCTCTTGCGGAATAATCCCGCCGGTCAGCAGACTGACGGTGGCGTTGCGGGAGGGACGGTCGATATTTTCCTTCCACTGCGCCAGCAGGTTAGCCAGTTTAGTTTCATTATAGCGGAAACGCACGGGGACGCGATAGCCCTCGGCGGCGGCCAGATAAATATTTTTCAGGCGCTCCCACCAAACGCCACGCCGCCCGATCCCCCATACCTCTTCCAATGTCGCATCGGCGTCGAGAACGAAATCAATGGCGTCAGCCGTAATTTCAAACCGTGTATCGCCATAATATACAGCGACACGCCGCTCCTGTTGCTCTTTTTGCCACAAAAGCAGAATTTGATATACTTCCGCCCGGCCGATACCGCCAACATCAACCCCGTCGACCGTAACGCCGGCATAGACCCGCGGCCACAGCAGCGGCGAAAGGGCACTTGCAGCTAACGCAGCGCCAACCAGCGCAGCAATGATTGTCATGTGTTTTTTCTTCACGTCCCTTTCATCTCCCGCTGCCTTAGCACCTCATATAAAATTAGCGAACACGCTACCGATGCGTTGAGTGAAGAAAGGCGGCCGCGCATCGGGATGCGCACCAGAAAATCACAGGCCTCGCGCGTCAACCTCCCCATCCCTCGGCCCTCACTGCCCACCACGACAACCAGCGGCCCGGTTAAATCGGTTTCATAATAAGCCTTATCGCCCGCCATGTCGGCGCCGACGACCCACAACCCAGCCTTTTTCAATTTTTCCAGCGTCTGGACAATATTGCCGATCCGGGCTACCGGCACATACTCAATCGCTCCCGCCGACGTCTTGGCAACCGTTGCCGACAGGGGGCAGCTGCGGCGCTTGGGCAGCAGTACGCCGTGCACCCCGGTAGCGTCGGCGGTCCGCAAGATAGCCCCCACGTTATGCGGGTCTTCCAGTTCATCAAGCAGCACCAGGAAAGGCGCTTCGCCCTTGGTCTGGGCTTGGACTAAAATCTCGTCTACATCGACATACGCCACCGGCGCCACCATGGCCACCACCCCTTGGTGGCGGACACCCATGGCCAAGGCATCTAATTTGGCGGCATCTACTTCCTGGACCACCAGCCCTTGTTCGCGGGCCAAACCGACGATTTCCCGCATTAGTCCATGCCGCTCGCCTTTGGCTACTAATATTTTATTGATCGCCCGGCCGCTCCGCAGTGCTTCCATCACAACGTTCCGCCCGGCAATAATATCTTCGTTCACCCGTATTCCTCCTTCCGCCGCTAATCAGGCGGCCTTTTAGTATAACCGTAAATTCCGTTTGTTATGTAAAAAAGCGTAGCCGCTTACCACTTTCCGCTTACCGCGTTAAAAACTAATATCTTTGCCGTTAGTTACTTTTATGTAACAGAAAAACCGGGATTATTCCCGGTCTTTTTGCGTAAGCCGTCCCAGCCTGCCGCAAGACATTTCGCCCTCACTGCAGTAGCCAGCGGTGACGCACGTCGGCCCGGCTTTAGCAAAGAGCAGCGGCGCCACTTGCCGCACCTCGGCCAGCATGGCTTCTGCCAGGCGCCGGATTTCCCACTGGGCGCGGCTGCAACACCGGAGCTGGAAGAAATGCAGCAGTGACCGGGCATTCATTGTCACGACAATTTTGGTTTCCGTTGCATTTGGCAGAACATACCGCGCGTCTTCCTGGTGCACTCCCAGCGCCACCAGTTCATCATAAACACCACGAATTGTCTCCATCAACGCCGCAAATTTCTCCTTAGCCGCCGGATTAGCGCTGATCGTCGGCGGTAGGATGTATTCAAAATCATGTTCCTTTACATACCGCTGCGACTGTTGGGAATAAGAGGCAATGCGGTGGCGCACCAGTTGATGGGTCAGCACCCGGGAAACCCCTTCAATGGCGAAGGTAAATGTAACATGTTCCAGGGTTGACAGATGGCCTAGGCTGATAATCTTGGCCACCAGTCGCTGAATCTGCTCGTCCGACATGGTTTCTGCCAGTTGGGCCGCCCCTACCGGTGAGTAACACAGTCTTGCCGCCATCGCTACCGCCCGTTCAGGCTCGGGCGTGTGGTTAATCAGTTTTACCTTCATTCTTCTCCTCACCACATTCTTCATCACATTTCAATAATTTCCGGGAAATAATGACAAATGCCTTATCCATAATCTCATACAGGCGTTCATGCTGCTTACTGAGCAACAGATAGCCAAGCAGGGTCTCAAACCCGGTGCTGTGGCGGTATTCGCCAACCGAAGCGCTGCGCGGCGCTGCCTTACTAGCGTTACGCCCCCGCCGCACGAGGTCCTGTTCGGCTTCGCTGAGTTCTCCCGCAAGCTCCTTGACCGCCACTGCCTGCATTACGGCCGATACCATCTTGGCGTCATAGTTGTGCAGTACACGGACTTTCTGTTGTTCATAGGCCAATAGACGGGTACGCACATAAAGGGTTAAAGACAGCATCACCGATGTAAGCAAGAACAAGCCGGGTGGAGCCGCTCGGGCTCCACCGCGAAACTGTCAGCAGGGGCAGCGGCCGCCTGTTTCAGCATTTTTCCCATTAATAGCTGAAAGTGGTCAAATTTCAACGCCGTTTCCACCTTACGCCTTGCGGCGAATCTTCCAGAATAATGCCTAATTCGGCCAGGCGGCTGCGAATGCCATCCGCTGGTGGCCCAATCCTTGCGCTGTCGTGCTTCCTGACGGACAGCGATAATGATATCCATCAGCCCGGCGACAAGTTCGCAATCGCCTTCCAGCAGGCCGGCCCGTTCCTTTACTAATATTCCCAAAATATCGGCCATCATGAAATAAGCGTCGCGCATTTCGGCCAAGGCCTGGGGCATCGAGCACCGCCTTTCCGGGCCACCACCTGACTGTAATAAATATTGATCTCTTTCGCCAAGCTGAACATGACGCTAATCGCCCAAAGCGGTGTTGAAATCATCGTCCATGGCCGCGTAAAACTCGGCTTTCGCCTGGGCAGCCGCCCGGCGGACAGTGTCGGCTTGTTCACCGCCGGCACCGCCGGGCAGCTTCTCTAACTGGCGGATGTTGTGCACGGCCGTGCGCAGACGCTCCAGGCTGCGCCCGGCTTCCGCCAGCCGCTCATCGCTGAAGTCCAGCGGACTGCGGTAATGGGTAGACAGGATGAAAAACCTGAGCACCTCGGGCGGGTAATGAGCCAGAATGTCTTTGACGAGGAAGAAGTTGCCGAGCGATTTGCTCATTTTTTCCTCGTTGACGGTAATAAAGCCGTTGTGCAGCCAATAGCGCACGAACGGTGCCTCGCCCGTATACGCTTCCGACTGGGCAATTTCGTTTTCATGGTGGGGAAAGATAAGGTCACTGCCGCCACCATGGAAGTCAAAACCGTTGCCTAGATATTTCAGCGCCATAGCGCTGCATTCAATATGCCAACCCGGCCGCCCCGGCCCCCATGGACTGTCCCAGGCCGGCTCGCCCGGTTTGGCGCTTTTCCATAAGGCGAAGTCCATCGGGTGGCGCTTGCGTTCATCGACGTCAATACG
This genomic window from Thermosinus carboxydivorans Nor1 contains:
- the rlmB gene encoding 23S rRNA (guanosine(2251)-2'-O)-methyltransferase RlmB, which produces MNEDIIAGRNVVMEALRSGRAINKILVAKGERHGLMREIVGLAREQGLVVQEVDAAKLDALAMGVRHQGVVAMVAPVAYVDVDEILVQAQTKGEAPFLVLLDELEDPHNVGAILRTADATGVHGVLLPKRRSCPLSATVAKTSAGAIEYVPVARIGNIVQTLEKLKKAGLWVVGADMAGDKAYYETDLTGPLVVVVGSEGRGMGRLTREACDFLVRIPMRGRLSSLNASVACSLILYEVLRQREMKGT
- a CDS encoding VanW family protein; translation: MKKKHMTIIAALVGAALAASALSPLLWPRVYAGVTVDGVDVGGIGRAEVYQILLLWQKEQQERRVAVYYGDTRFEITADAIDFVLDADATLEEVWGIGRRGVWWERLKNIYLAAAEGYRVPVRFRYNETKLANLLAQWKENIDRPSRNATVSLLTGGIIPQEPGRKLETEALRPLLLKALRSPDVKDVAMPVTPVYPEITVADLQRTGIRENLSRFTTVFDPKDTNRTANIRLAARKINGHIVYPGQTFSFNETVGPREKAYGFKEALEIVDGEFVPGVGGGVCQVSSTLYNAVLLANLPVVERSNHSKPLGYVGLGRDATVAYGVLDFKFSNSTNGPIMIMAEVEGDKLHVGIFGQERTNETVEVLAAERKVIPPAIIKKQDQDMFLGETRVDKQGKPGYEVTTIRVVRRNGQEIKREILAKDRYLPENTIVKVGVKLPPFTQSSGLGDKEHKIGE
- the thyX gene encoding FAD-dependent thymidylate synthase, yielding MKVKLINHTPEPERAVAMAARLCYSPVGAAQLAETMSDEQIQRLVAKIISLGHLSTLEHVTFTFAIEGVSRVLTHQLVRHRIASYSQQSQRYVKEHDFEYILPPTISANPAAKEKFAALMETIRGVYDELVALGVHQEDARYVLPNATETKIVVTMNARSLLHFFQLRCCSRAQWEIRRLAEAMLAEVRQVAPLLFAKAGPTCVTAGYCSEGEMSCGRLGRLTQKDRE
- a CDS encoding Mini-ribonuclease 3; its protein translation is MLSLTLYVRTRLLAYEQQKVRVLHNYDAKMVSAVMQAVAVKELAGELSEAEQDLVRRGRNASKAAPRSASVGEYRHSTGFETLLGYLLLSKQHERLYEIMDKAFVIISRKLLKCDEECGEEKNEGKTD